The sequence ACAACCACTAGGCATAATAATTATATGGGGTCAATCATGGCTAAATTTTGGATGGATAGGATTTTATCCTCGGGGTAATTGTATTCAATCGGGAGATATCATTTACGTTATAGAACGCGGATCCATGCGGACCGGGGGGTTCTCGGGTCATATTTATTTCTCGGTATGTTTATTGCTAGGGAATTCACATGTTGAACAGAAATTCAGGGGTCAAAGATTAATGGAAACGTTTATGGAGGACGATACAACTACGTGTACATGATACTGAGGATATTGGCTTTGCCAAACAACTAGGTCGTTATAAGACGAACAATATGTTAGCTGGTCCTTCTTTATGGAATGCTTTGCCAAATGACTTAAAGTGTATCCACAGTTTGAATTTATTTAAGAAAAGatataaaatacatttattaaGTCAataatttttctgcttttgtatgatttttaatcCAATTATTATGTATAAGGATTAACATATTATGCTAActtgcctttttgttttgtttcttgtcagTTTTGTACTTTGTAATGTCTTCTGTTTAAGTTTTCATGATGTGTGTTTTGTCTTGTCAATGTATAATTGAATGTATATTTCTTGGGGATTGACCGTGAAAGGCTGGTTTAAACCTATGTTGATTCCTCCACTTCTCTTGATATAACGCCTATGTTTTTtatgggtcttttttttttgcctttatgATGTCCTTTGTATgctgtcatgtacaatgtaattgcctcttttatcagatttgtggaaataaattgaattgaattgaattgaattgttctGTTATACGCAATGTCGTAGGTACATTTGCTTATAACGCCTCTACCCTACCATGCCTACGGAATAATCTACACCAGAATTTAAGACAAATCACTGATATCAGCAGATTCAAATTTGCATTGAAAACGctttttttacagtgtatgcaaACATGAAGGTCAGTACCGTCATTGTAATtggaattgtatgtttttgtatgatCTTTCCATTCTTTTTAGCGCATATAGGGACACATGCACTATGTGTTATGCGTTATCATAAGTACTGTTGAATGCACCTGGTCCTCAGGATATAGAGTAAGCACAACAAGGATGCCTACATGATGATACACTTACGAAGTATGACTGATATGTTTGCCACAAATCATGCGTTGATAGGCATTATAGCACCATCATATTCAGTCTTATCAACCACCGACGCATGGAAAAGTAAGATTAATGAGACATGGAGAAAACGTATAAATTCATAGTTGGTGTTCTTTTCGTGTAAccgttaaagggatgatatggTTTTGATTGACATGAGGTTTCAAGTAGCTTTTAGtgacataatgagaaacctcttataaaatgtcaaagagcatacaattcgaagataaatcaaaagtttattaacccgatgaaaatcggatttgaaatggctgagatatcaaataaaaatgtaaaacaaagtggtcctaataaaaggtgggtcccatttttgatagaacctctttgtttttggatatctcagacatttaaaaaacaatttttatcaaataaaatttgaattcctcttagaatgatatGCTCTTAACCTCATGGtttgaggtttctcattatctcacaaaaaaaaaagcttgaaaaCGTGatgccccatctcaaccaaaactacgcTATCCCTTTAACTCCTACTCAGTGTCATAtgagatcaaaaaaaaaaaagaaaagaaaagaaaaaagaagaaccaGTCTTAATTTGCCTTACGACCATGAATGGTATCTTATGACGTGCTAGATGGAATTATTCAAAGCTACAATCACTGTATAAAATAGATTTAGATATTGTTCTTCACCgtaacatttttcaaatcaggAAACCATATGACCATTATTATGCAGGGTGTCTatcccggtgaagtggtcccaccccacatccaactggaccccatggaagaccagcttagtgtagctgaacatgggctatccagccatcttcacagatggaaaatgaacaacaacaacaacaacaacaacatccctGGCAACGCTTCCCTACCCCCACCATCCAATTGACACATTTCTAAGGTTTCTCTGACGTAGCAGCAAGGAACGTAATTCGTATAAGCTCAACAAATCAATGCTCGGGAACTCagtgataatgaaataataatcaGGAATAATTAAAAACTCGATTTCATTAAACTACCCGATCCATTTATACATGCATCAAAATACGTTTAAGTCTCGTAAACGCGCTTTCTCTCGCTCTGATGACCAATGTTTTATTGACTGCGTTCTTCCAACTGCATTGcaccctccctcccccatcccaATGATAAGCATGCACGTGTAATGATAGTTACATAACCTTTGATTAATAATGctaacttctttttttaagtgGTGAAATAGGGGCAGACACATGTCAACTACTAGTAATATATAAAGTGATCCTAATATCGGTTATATTTCACGCATTGTCGACCGTAGCAGGGTGTGCAAACCGCAGCGCGAGCGCGTATAAGTGCACTGGTGCAATAACCGAATTCTGGTAATTGAGTTGGCTGCGTGTGGTTTGCACTGCAGCCAAGCGCGATATCACAATCCCCGCCCCTTCGATACCGCAAACGACGGAGCCGGTGCGCTGTGTTATCACCCATACCGAGGCACGCGTAATGTGAATAACTGGAACGGGTCGTCCGTTTTTTTCGCGAGCCACCGACGCACTTGTGATGGTTACCACGTCTCAATGGATCGTATCTCCTCCTTTCTCACACTGTCATCGTAGGACACTTTAAACACAGGATCTGAATCCGCGCGTGAAGGGAAGGGATTGCTTCAGTCGTGTTTTATGGGGGACAAAACACAGGCTCGCTACCACCATCAGCGTGGTACCAATGCACCTGTTATACTGTCACTACCACAGAGGAAACATTTATTCGCTGAGCCATCGAACGCGACAGACGACGGTAATCAACGGGCGGACTCGCACTCACGTGTATTTCGAGCTGTTATCATGACAGGGATCTGCCTAGATCGCTACGGCAATAATGAGCTTTATTCGTACCACAAACTCGCTTGCTTTTATCAAATGAATTGGAATTTAACATTTGAGTGAGCAACGTCGCAGTTGGTCCATCGAGCAAAGGCACTCAATTTGCATGACTTTCCACCAACCAGATTTTCATCTTCAGAAGATACGAAACAAGTTCCTTGCTTTCCGCGTGCGTACAGTAATTCTCTGGTGTTGCTCTCCTATATTTGACGCTACAAACAAGTTGCTatatctttgaatttgatggTCTACCTACATTTCCTGTAGGAGTTAATGATAATCTCTTTACTCTTTCGAAAATTTACTGAAATTTGTTTCCATTGACGTAAGCATCATGGGGAGAATGAAAACGTTGTCCACTCGGAAGCTGTCCACTCTGCTAACGGTTATAGCTGTCTGCCTGAGCGGCTCCAGCGGTTTGGCCACGTCCTCGTACGCCTCGCAGACCCACCCGAACATGTCGGCTTTGAAATCAGACGACGGGGTGACGGATCTTTATTTCGGCGGGATATTTCCCATGAGGGGCACAACATGGAACGGAGGACAAGGCTGCCTTCCAGCCACCATGCTGGGCCTCGAGGACGTGAATAACAGGACCGATATCTTGCCGGGATATCGCCTTAACATGCTCTGGAATGACAGCATGGTAAGTACACACTATAGACTACTGCAGcctttgtctgtgtgtgtgtatgtgtttatgtgtgtgtgtgtttacagtatgtgtttttttttttaaatagttagaatggaaaaaaatgtgtgaagtgATGTTATGTCAAGACCAAGTTAAAGCCAGCCAACACTCTTGCTTTGGTAGAGCATATGGAAGAAAAGagtattattcattattatgaaGACTCAATAATACTGAAAGTATTGTGGACTTTAATGGTTGTCTCGCTAAGCAGGTGATATATTGAAGTGTCACTATTATTAATTtagttttttctctctctctctttgctcaAAGCTGATATGCCCTTGAGACAAATTCTCGGGACAATTGATGTGTCCTAAATCATGATTAAGATAATATAGTTTTCAACAGGAACAATGTGTTAATAAGAATTGCATATAAAACCAGGGCCCCTTGCACCCAAATATAATGAAGGAAGGAGATATACTGGTAGATCTAGTGGCTTAGTGCCTCATTTGGTTGCCCTTTTTCTTCTTAGTTTAGCAGTGGGAGCTGATGGCATGAATTATAATTTCCCAACATTTTCTCCCTTATAGTCCCAGGCTTTTAGTGTGTACCTGATATGTTCAGCAAGACTGCTGTGTGAAGATTATTGAAATGTTTCTCACACATAATGTTCCTCTCAAAGTTGATATATGAATACATGGATACCAATATTACCATGTTATGTAATGGTACCTATCTTTATGGTAGCACTTAGCATGGGAGTAAACAAAACCCCTAACTCTGAGTAGCATGGGTAGATTATCATCCCAATAGCTATAAAATattaatgtaaatatatatctCTCAGAGATTCATCAACAACTTTGTGATTTATATATAGAATCCTTTTCTAGTGCAAACTTTTGTGAATGGAGTTATTGTTTATCTCAGATATATGAGAAGTAGCCAGCAATTATGGTGTAGATAGATCCTATAGGTGATATAAACACAGCATACCTGATGGAGTGCATGAAACAGATATTGTAATCTCCTTGCCCATTCTCTTCTTACCATCTGTGCTACTGTATGATTGATGTCTGACTTGCATGATATCatctctgacattttgaggCAGACTGAACACATTATACCTACATGAACAGCAATCCCTCTCCCAGAAAAAGAGATGGATATAGAGCCGTGGGTATACATGCAAGATAAGCCTGAGCTTCTTTTCCAACCAACTCCATCCCACCCTCCCATTTTTTCTTCTACCGATGTCCTTGTCAGTAGAGCTAGTTTCAAAATAGCCAGGGAACCGGAGACATTTGGCGGGGAGTGACAGAGAAACTTGTGACTGTCACTGGCATCGTGTCTCTGAATGTAAACTGTATTCCAAGAACGTGCCACAAGACTCGCCCACAGACACATCGACTCGAACATAATTATGTCCTGCGTACGTGTGCCGGCATGTATAGACAATTGCGCTAATCCCGTCCGGAGCACCACGCATTTGTCACAGTCTTGTCACTGGAGTTCTGCCTCGCTCAAATTCATGTCTCCTGCCGAACAGTTCTCCTGCCAAACAGCTCTCCCCTCAGAAAGAAATCGATAGAACTGCCAAAAATTTTCAGTGTTACTGCTAAAAAGAGGAAATGACAAGCTGTGCTCCT comes from Diadema setosum chromosome 17, eeDiaSeto1, whole genome shotgun sequence and encodes:
- the LOC140240349 gene encoding uncharacterized protein — its product is MGRMKTLSTRKLSTLLTVIAVCLSGSSGLATSSYASQTHPNMSALKSDDGVTDLYFGGIFPMRGTTWNGGQGCLPATMLGLEDVNNRTDILPGYRLNMLWNDSMVSEY